One part of the Humulus lupulus chromosome 9, drHumLupu1.1, whole genome shotgun sequence genome encodes these proteins:
- the LOC133801370 gene encoding phenolic glucoside malonyltransferase 1-like → MASPKILEVSHVAPFTASPQSTTHFSLPLTMFDTFWFRHSPVQRLFFYSLPETEDTFFNSVLPKLKHSLSLALQYFLPLAGKLAWPQDSPKPVVLYTRGDVVSVTVAESDADFDLLAGNHAFPASAVRPLVSPLHLSKTGASVIALQITVFPNRGFSIGLTTHHAVLDGKSTTMFMKSWAYLSRENPPLLPELTPFYDRTIVKDPCGLDMKFLNSWMGNPGSTSSDCRNSPKLFELFKSPDGPSDLYRATFELTRSDIDKLRRRVSSNWDSLTHRSPKPKLHLSSFVLTYAYMFDCFLKATEGDESKSKVILGFAADYRNRLTPPVPENYFGNCVGVKLNWDDTREHLLGREEDSLTALVVKASALVKELGEEIDFYKEAEELFSRSSSLGSDNYLYFVVAGSPRFGVYSIDFGWGRPKKVAVLSIENGSISMAESGDGNGGVEAGLVLKKHQMDRFASVFVNGLSDIL, encoded by the coding sequence ATGGCCTCACCCAAAATACTTGAAGTCTCCCATGTCGCTCCTTTTACGGCCTCACCCCAATCCACCACCCACTTCTCTCTCCCCTTAACCATGTTCGATACCTTTTGGTTCAGGCATTCTCCCGTCCAACgtcttttcttttattctctcCCTGAAACTGAAGACACTTTCTTCAACTCTGTTCTTCCAAAGCTCAAACACTCCCTCTCTCTCGCACTCCAATACTTTCTACCTCTAGCCGGCAAACTAGCTTGGCCTCAAGATTCCCCCAAACCAGTCGTTCTTTACACTCGAGGCGACGTCGTTTCGGTCACCGTCGCCGAGTCCGATGCTGACTTTGACCTCCTGGCCGGGAACCATGCTTTCCCAGCCTCGGCGGTTCGTCCTCTGGTTTCTCCGTTGCATCTTTCTAAAACAGGGGCTTCTGTAATAGCTCTGCAAATCACTGTATTTCCCAATCGTGGATTTTCTATTGGTCTAACTACCCATCACGCTGTTCTAGATGGAAAATCCACGACCATGTTTATGAAGTCGTGGGCTTACTTATCTAGAGAGAATCCGCCATTATTGCCAGAGCTCACACCCTTTTATGACCGGACTATCGTAAAAGACCCATGTGGGCTTGACATGAAGTTTTTGAATAGTTGGATGGGAAATCCTGGCTCAACGTCGTCTGATTGTAGAAACAGCCCAAAACTGTTCGAACTCTTTAAAAGCCCGGATGGACCTTCCGACTTATATAGAGCCACTTTCGAACTAACCCGCTCCGATATAGATAAACTGCGGCGAAGGGTGTCGTCCAATTGGGATAGTTTAACTCATCGATCTCCGAAACCAAAGCTCCACTTATCTTCTTTCGTTCTTACGTACGCATACATGTTCGATTGCTTTCTCAAAGCAACAGAAGGAGATGAGAGTAAAAGTAAAGTCATTTTAGGGTTCGCCGCTGATTACCGGAATCGTTTGACACCTCCAGTGCCAGAAAATTACTTCGGCAATTGCGTGGGAGTCAAGCTGAATTGGGACGACACGAGGGAGCACTTGCTTGGTAGGGAAGAAGATTCGTTGACTGCTCTTGTGGTGAAGGCCAGTGCTTTAGTCAAAGAGTTGGGCGAAGAAATCGATTTCTATAAGGAGGCAGAGGAATTGTTTTCGAGATCGAGTTCATTGGGGTCTGACAATTATCTCTACTTTGTAGTAGCTGGGTCGCCGAGGTTCGGCGTTTACAGCATAGATTTTGGATGGGGCCGGCCAAAGAAGGTGGCTGTCTTATCTATAGAGAATGGATCCATTTCAATGGCGGAGTCTGGAGATGGAAATGGTGGCGTTGAGGCTGGTTTGGTTTTGAAGAAGCATCAAATGGATCGCTTTGCTTCCGTGTTTGTCAATGGTCTCAGTGATATTCTTTAA